From one Rhineura floridana isolate rRhiFlo1 chromosome 4, rRhiFlo1.hap2, whole genome shotgun sequence genomic stretch:
- the CEP68 gene encoding centrosomal protein of 68 kDa isoform X1, translated as MALEVEKSPFDVSLSMKAKCYGRWNYSELETGYPELASKVCQPSAVEGEEPLPKGIEGQELISIEEAGHAFPGILQRTRKCDKQPSALSNRFHKMKAKAKYVERWPPISGTTYGSEVFHSFSRGGMYPEEQQMHTGECSESTEVLQGLLELPTKAVDSTFYSSTTKSPPNHDADCRSQMTVAPYSSTPQHLSGKRTPHFDAMTPVCPRASIALQPPEDSDFDQQGLSRSKSFSGAGVCPSSETSTPWYLHSLSEPAESHMLGTHKQLPVDSCPTVGHMRKMSSFQADYWACAIPDTLPPSPDRQSPHWNPNKEYEDLLDYTYPLRPKYKLAKNAKDSSVHDSGVDLDSLSISPESTLKSVNMQGQECQAMGIQSAERCSTPLLKKLECSVPVSHYRLSPVGKVSFASWVPSPGRTGISKEMVHSLSPGPFIATNLDERDWNTRRHDYLTKRDTASSNFIRSTRMLPLQKGNSSDEEYLSLPPRLKELETLAQQLTDLSLTVKKPEHFPCVSVDGEQLPLEFQGDNGANKSHWEMYCNSCHSCSFQEHGAEDLLSSRGFQDHENVPKETAGIDLLKTRCLKFLESGGHCMKQDHYGDSLALHIKIFSCQLEELIRWLHKVAQVTDNWIPPKPDVESVKAALQNYLKFKKDLADHQALTENVLQGGEKLLKCMASNSPVLRNTLGLIAKQSDKLESQAERLYQSLTTAVDTLGDGLIKNCDAQQTAAQAESSR; from the exons ATGGCCTTGGAAGTAGAAAAATCTCCTTTTGATGTTTCATTGAGCATGAAGGCCAAGTGCTATGGAAGGTGGAATTACTCAGAACTAGAAACGGGCTACCCTGAACTGGCTAGCAAAGTTTGCCAGCCCTCAGCTGTGGAAGGTGAAGAGCCTTTGCCCAAAGGAATAGAGGGTCAAGAGCTCATATCTATAGAGGAAGCTGGCCATGCATTTCCTGGCATTCTCCAGAGGACTCGGAAATGTGATAAACAACCTTCAGCGCTTTCTAACAGGTTTCACAAGATGAAAGCCAAAGCAAAGTATGTGGAGAGATGGCCACCCATCAGCGGGACCACTTATGGTAGTGAAGTATTTCACAGTTTTAGCAGAGGTGGTATGTACCCTGAAGAGCAACAG ATGCATACAGGTGAGTGCTCGGAGTCTACAGAGGTGCTTCAGGGTTTGCTGGAACTTCCAACCAAAGCTGTGGACTCTACATTTTATTCCTCTACCACCAAATCCCCCCCCAACCATGATGCCGACTGTCGGAGTCAGATGACGGTTGCCCCATATTCATCCACTCCTCAACATTTATCAGGTAAAAGAACCCCTCATTTTGATGCCATGACACCTGTGTGCCCGAGGGCTAGCATCGCTTTACAGCCTCCAGAAGACTCTGATTTTGATCAGCAGGGATTGTCAAGATCGAAAAGCTTTTCAGGTGCCGGGGTTTGTCCATCGTCTGAAACATCTACTCCTTGGTATCTCCATAGTCTGTCTGAGCCTGCAGAAAGCCACATGCTAGGCACGCACAAGCAGCTACCTGTGGATAGCTGTCCAACAGTGGGACACATGAGAAAGATGTCCTCTTTCCAGGCTGATTATTGGGCATGTGCCATACCTGATACCTTACCACCATCTCCAGATCGTCAGTCCCCGCATTGGAACCCTAATAAAGAATATGAGGACTTGCTTGATTACACCTATCCTTTAAGGCCAAAATACAAGCTTGCAAAGAATGCCAAAGACTCTTCTGTCCATGATTCTGGGGTTGACCTTGACAGTCTTTCCATTTCTCCTGAAAGTACCTTGAAGTCTGTGAACATGCAGGGCCAAGAATGTCAGGCTATGGGGATCCAGAGTGCAGAGAGATGTTCGACCCCTTTATTGAAAAAGCTAGAATGCTCCGTTCCGGTTTCTCACTACAGACTATCGCCTGTTGGGAAAGTATCCTTTGCAAGTTGGGTTCCCTCTCCTGGCAGAACTGGCATTTCTAAAGAGATGGTGCACAGTTTGTCCCCTGGTCCATTCATTGCAACCAACTTGGACGAAAGAGATTGGAACACGAGGAGACACGACTACCTTACAAAGAGAGACACTGCTAGTAGCAACTTCATACGCTCCACAAGGATGCTGCCCTTACAAAAAGGGAATTCCAGTGATGAAGAGTATCTCTCCTTGCCACCCAGACTCAAGGAGTTAGAGACATTGGCTCAGCAACTGACTGATCTTTCACTGACTGTAAAGAAACCTGAACATTTCCCATGTGTCAGTGTGGATGGAGAGCAGCTTCCACTGGAGTTTCAGGGAGATAATGGAGCCAACAAGAGCCATTGGGAAATGTATTGTAATTCTTGTCATAGCTGTAGCTTTCAAGAACATGGCGCAGAAGACCTTCTGAGCAGTCGAGGCTTCCAGGACCATGAGAACGTGCCAAAAGAGACCGCAGGCATTGACTTGCTCAAAACAAGATGCCTCAAGTTCCTGGAGAGCGGAGGCCATTGTATGAAGCAAGACCATTACGGAGACTCCCTTGCACTGCATATTAAG ATATTTTCCTGTCAACTAGAAGAGCTCATTCGTTGGCTGCACAAAGTAGCACAAGTGACAGACAACTGGATTCCCCCCAAGCCAGATGTTGAAAGTGTTAAGGCAGCATTGCAAAACTACCTG AAGTTCAAAAAGGATTTAGCCGACCACCAAGCGCTGACTGAAAATGTGTTGCAAGGCGgcgaaaagctcctcaaatgcatGGCATCAAATTCACCGG TTTTGCGGAACACTCTTGGTTTGATTGCAAAACAATCTGACAAGCTTGAAAGCCAGGCTGAACGCTTGTATCAGTCTCTTACAACAGCTGTGGATACACTTGGGGATGGCTTAATAAAGAATTGCGATGCTCAACAAACAGCGGCCCAGGCAGAGTCATCAAG
- the CEP68 gene encoding centrosomal protein of 68 kDa isoform X2, producing the protein MHTGECSESTEVLQGLLELPTKAVDSTFYSSTTKSPPNHDADCRSQMTVAPYSSTPQHLSGKRTPHFDAMTPVCPRASIALQPPEDSDFDQQGLSRSKSFSGAGVCPSSETSTPWYLHSLSEPAESHMLGTHKQLPVDSCPTVGHMRKMSSFQADYWACAIPDTLPPSPDRQSPHWNPNKEYEDLLDYTYPLRPKYKLAKNAKDSSVHDSGVDLDSLSISPESTLKSVNMQGQECQAMGIQSAERCSTPLLKKLECSVPVSHYRLSPVGKVSFASWVPSPGRTGISKEMVHSLSPGPFIATNLDERDWNTRRHDYLTKRDTASSNFIRSTRMLPLQKGNSSDEEYLSLPPRLKELETLAQQLTDLSLTVKKPEHFPCVSVDGEQLPLEFQGDNGANKSHWEMYCNSCHSCSFQEHGAEDLLSSRGFQDHENVPKETAGIDLLKTRCLKFLESGGHCMKQDHYGDSLALHIKIFSCQLEELIRWLHKVAQVTDNWIPPKPDVESVKAALQNYLKFKKDLADHQALTENVLQGGEKLLKCMASNSPVLRNTLGLIAKQSDKLESQAERLYQSLTTAVDTLGDGLIKNCDAQQTAAQAESSR; encoded by the exons ATGCATACAGGTGAGTGCTCGGAGTCTACAGAGGTGCTTCAGGGTTTGCTGGAACTTCCAACCAAAGCTGTGGACTCTACATTTTATTCCTCTACCACCAAATCCCCCCCCAACCATGATGCCGACTGTCGGAGTCAGATGACGGTTGCCCCATATTCATCCACTCCTCAACATTTATCAGGTAAAAGAACCCCTCATTTTGATGCCATGACACCTGTGTGCCCGAGGGCTAGCATCGCTTTACAGCCTCCAGAAGACTCTGATTTTGATCAGCAGGGATTGTCAAGATCGAAAAGCTTTTCAGGTGCCGGGGTTTGTCCATCGTCTGAAACATCTACTCCTTGGTATCTCCATAGTCTGTCTGAGCCTGCAGAAAGCCACATGCTAGGCACGCACAAGCAGCTACCTGTGGATAGCTGTCCAACAGTGGGACACATGAGAAAGATGTCCTCTTTCCAGGCTGATTATTGGGCATGTGCCATACCTGATACCTTACCACCATCTCCAGATCGTCAGTCCCCGCATTGGAACCCTAATAAAGAATATGAGGACTTGCTTGATTACACCTATCCTTTAAGGCCAAAATACAAGCTTGCAAAGAATGCCAAAGACTCTTCTGTCCATGATTCTGGGGTTGACCTTGACAGTCTTTCCATTTCTCCTGAAAGTACCTTGAAGTCTGTGAACATGCAGGGCCAAGAATGTCAGGCTATGGGGATCCAGAGTGCAGAGAGATGTTCGACCCCTTTATTGAAAAAGCTAGAATGCTCCGTTCCGGTTTCTCACTACAGACTATCGCCTGTTGGGAAAGTATCCTTTGCAAGTTGGGTTCCCTCTCCTGGCAGAACTGGCATTTCTAAAGAGATGGTGCACAGTTTGTCCCCTGGTCCATTCATTGCAACCAACTTGGACGAAAGAGATTGGAACACGAGGAGACACGACTACCTTACAAAGAGAGACACTGCTAGTAGCAACTTCATACGCTCCACAAGGATGCTGCCCTTACAAAAAGGGAATTCCAGTGATGAAGAGTATCTCTCCTTGCCACCCAGACTCAAGGAGTTAGAGACATTGGCTCAGCAACTGACTGATCTTTCACTGACTGTAAAGAAACCTGAACATTTCCCATGTGTCAGTGTGGATGGAGAGCAGCTTCCACTGGAGTTTCAGGGAGATAATGGAGCCAACAAGAGCCATTGGGAAATGTATTGTAATTCTTGTCATAGCTGTAGCTTTCAAGAACATGGCGCAGAAGACCTTCTGAGCAGTCGAGGCTTCCAGGACCATGAGAACGTGCCAAAAGAGACCGCAGGCATTGACTTGCTCAAAACAAGATGCCTCAAGTTCCTGGAGAGCGGAGGCCATTGTATGAAGCAAGACCATTACGGAGACTCCCTTGCACTGCATATTAAG ATATTTTCCTGTCAACTAGAAGAGCTCATTCGTTGGCTGCACAAAGTAGCACAAGTGACAGACAACTGGATTCCCCCCAAGCCAGATGTTGAAAGTGTTAAGGCAGCATTGCAAAACTACCTG AAGTTCAAAAAGGATTTAGCCGACCACCAAGCGCTGACTGAAAATGTGTTGCAAGGCGgcgaaaagctcctcaaatgcatGGCATCAAATTCACCGG TTTTGCGGAACACTCTTGGTTTGATTGCAAAACAATCTGACAAGCTTGAAAGCCAGGCTGAACGCTTGTATCAGTCTCTTACAACAGCTGTGGATACACTTGGGGATGGCTTAATAAAGAATTGCGATGCTCAACAAACAGCGGCCCAGGCAGAGTCATCAAG